The following are from one region of the Chloracidobacterium sp. genome:
- a CDS encoding thioredoxin domain-containing protein yields the protein MQRSFILIALASAIFCVSQTAAQKTNDVLATATGVTITPASLSAEAKRSYDGIASAIAASRSRALSSYLADLLFETEAASRKLTVEALESEVKASVPEPSAEAIRSVYDANRSALGDRPLAEVRGRIVAFLRNEPEQKALQDKVGSLQQKYLLSMGKDVNSPDLKPADIVAKIGARAITAGEFEKEKRFELSDAKAHIYEDARTEIELALLSALLEIEAKERKTDASGVIAAEVTDRMREFSDEERIDLEYGLEKKLFAKYNAKVLLAEPPPLVVNVSADDDPSFGPADAPVTIVMFSDFQCPACAAAHPALKRVIGEYPGKIRLVVRDYPLESIHENAFGAALAANAANAQGKFWDYIELLYRDQDSLDARSLRGFAERTGLDLKKFDAHIADPAASAEIRKDRSDGDSYGVAGTPTIFMNGVKVHRLSAPSFRRAIERALGK from the coding sequence ATGCAGCGAAGTTTTATTCTTATAGCCCTGGCGTCCGCAATTTTCTGCGTTTCGCAGACGGCCGCCCAAAAGACCAACGACGTCCTGGCAACGGCCACCGGCGTTACTATCACGCCCGCAAGCCTTTCGGCCGAAGCGAAGCGCTCATACGATGGTATCGCGTCGGCGATCGCAGCCTCGCGTTCGCGGGCATTGTCGTCATATCTCGCCGATCTGCTTTTCGAAACAGAGGCGGCCTCACGCAAGCTGACGGTCGAAGCGCTCGAATCCGAGGTCAAGGCTTCCGTGCCCGAGCCTTCGGCCGAGGCCATTCGGTCTGTTTATGATGCTAATCGGTCGGCTTTAGGTGACCGTCCGCTCGCCGAGGTACGCGGTCGGATCGTCGCGTTCCTTCGAAATGAACCTGAGCAAAAGGCCTTGCAGGATAAGGTCGGGTCGCTTCAGCAAAAGTATTTGCTTTCGATGGGCAAGGACGTAAACTCGCCCGATCTCAAACCGGCTGACATTGTCGCTAAAATTGGCGCCAGGGCGATCACGGCGGGCGAGTTCGAAAAGGAAAAGCGATTTGAACTGAGTGATGCAAAGGCGCATATTTACGAAGATGCCCGAACTGAGATCGAGCTCGCTCTGCTTTCGGCATTGCTTGAGATCGAGGCAAAGGAGCGGAAGACCGATGCGAGCGGCGTGATCGCCGCCGAGGTGACGGATCGGATGCGCGAATTTTCGGACGAAGAACGGATCGATCTCGAATATGGGCTCGAGAAAAAGCTCTTTGCAAAGTACAACGCAAAGGTCCTGCTTGCCGAGCCTCCTCCGTTGGTCGTGAACGTCTCGGCCGATGACGATCCGTCGTTTGGCCCGGCCGATGCACCGGTGACGATAGTGATGTTCAGCGATTTTCAGTGTCCGGCTTGCGCCGCTGCGCACCCGGCCCTCAAGCGTGTGATCGGCGAATACCCCGGAAAAATACGGCTCGTCGTCCGCGATTATCCGCTCGAATCTATCCATGAAAATGCATTCGGTGCGGCGCTGGCAGCAAATGCCGCGAACGCGCAGGGAAAATTCTGGGATTATATCGAATTGTTGTATCGCGATCAGGATTCGCTCGATGCTCGGTCGCTTCGCGGCTTTGCCGAACGAACGGGGCTTGATCTCAAGAAGTTTGACGCGCATATCGCCGATCCGGCCGCTTCCGCCGAGATCCGCAAGGACAGGTCCGACGGCGATTCGTACGGCGTCGCCGGTACGCCGACCATTTTTATGAACGGAGTGAAGGTCCACCGCCTATCCGCTCCGAGTTTTCGCCGCGCCATCGAGCGTGCCCTTGGGAAATAG
- a CDS encoding VOC family protein: protein MEDLRFTGSVDHIAVKCDDLEHDVEEYKRLGFTVETIYEDWAMVRDARGFGVALLPPGSKHPPHIGMRVDTMAELEAAAAKEGRPIKLHRDGTSSFYTKGVGGQIVELIYYPEDIGASA from the coding sequence ATGGAAGACCTACGGTTTACCGGCAGCGTCGATCACATCGCCGTCAAATGCGACGATCTGGAACATGACGTCGAGGAGTATAAACGGCTCGGCTTCACGGTCGAAACTATCTATGAAGACTGGGCGATGGTACGCGACGCGCGTGGATTCGGCGTGGCTCTGCTGCCGCCGGGTTCCAAACACCCGCCGCACATCGGGATGCGCGTCGACACGATGGCCGAACTCGAAGCGGCTGCTGCGAAAGAAGGCAGGCCGATAAAGCTACATCGCGACGGCACTTCGTCGTTCTACACGAAAGGCGTCGGCGGCCAGATCGTCGAATTGATATATTATCCCGAAGATATTGGTGCGTCGGCCTGA
- the tmk gene encoding dTMP kinase codes for MSADRIIWSSSTAYLRSHRSERQKQHSKVLQGKFITFEGIDGSGKSTQLRMLTGDLRARGLDVITTMEPGGTPLGRRLREAFLETEENVAPIAELLLFAADRAQHVELLVKPALEQGRIVISDRYADATFAYQGAGRGFDEKTVSSVIKLATGGLKPDLTLFFDIAVERAIQRTNSRDGNGGPRNRMDLETAEFYTEVRKAYLRIAEKEPKRFKVIDANGSLEETHRKVNEIIGTFLDAKN; via the coding sequence ATGTCGGCGGACAGGATTATCTGGTCTTCAAGCACGGCATATCTTCGATCGCACAGGAGCGAAAGGCAGAAGCAGCACAGTAAGGTATTGCAAGGTAAATTCATCACTTTCGAGGGAATTGACGGAAGCGGCAAGTCCACTCAGCTTCGTATGCTCACGGGTGACCTGCGCGCCCGAGGACTCGACGTGATCACCACGATGGAACCGGGCGGGACCCCGCTTGGGCGACGTCTGCGCGAAGCGTTTCTTGAGACCGAAGAAAATGTCGCTCCGATCGCCGAGTTGCTGCTTTTTGCGGCTGACCGCGCCCAGCACGTCGAATTATTGGTAAAGCCGGCATTGGAACAGGGCCGGATAGTTATATCCGATCGATACGCTGATGCTACGTTCGCATATCAGGGAGCGGGCCGCGGCTTTGATGAGAAAACGGTCAGCAGCGTGATAAAGCTTGCGACGGGCGGATTAAAACCTGACCTTACTCTTTTCTTTGATATAGCGGTCGAAAGGGCGATCCAGCGGACAAATTCGCGGGACGGCAACGGCGGTCCACGCAATCGCATGGATCTCGAAACGGCCGAATTCTATACTGAGGTCCGCAAAGCTTACCTGCGGATCGCCGAGAAGGAACCAAAACGCTTTAAGGTGATCGATGCCAACGGCTCGCTTGAAGAGACGCATCGGAAAGTGAACGAGATCATCGGGACATTTCTGGACGCGAAGAACTGA
- a CDS encoding pyridoxal phosphate-dependent aminotransferase — translation MSEPGVKKVKPDIRAITRLVPPSGNLVQGQSELPIHPQLAAEAAAVIAASQNHYGGSEGDANLRKAVAEKIARYNAIDVDADARPFELMITNGGTGALIGIAQAYLRGRSALVFEPYYPYHRRILEEFGAKNETFELDANLGFERDALLARCKELVGRNEFPLKAIIVCSPANPSGKVMSQAELEAIADVAKELDLLVISDEVYEHYVVGENPHTPIASLPDMRERTITVNSFSKSWNISGWRLGYAFGKGELIAPINNAANVIYVCPATPLQAALSKVLMADGEYYTGLRDKFDAKRRAFSEGLTELGFDIYNSGSAFYIWARIPQQYNDAIAFNEMLMRDAGVGMTPGSAFADTDTWDAHVRICIAREDTILEGAMEKLRIALK, via the coding sequence ATGTCAGAACCCGGAGTAAAAAAAGTCAAGCCGGATATCCGCGCGATAACCCGACTCGTTCCGCCAAGCGGCAATTTGGTGCAAGGCCAATCGGAATTACCCATCCATCCGCAATTAGCGGCCGAAGCGGCGGCGGTGATCGCAGCCAGCCAGAATCATTATGGCGGCAGCGAAGGCGACGCCAACCTGCGAAAAGCGGTCGCAGAAAAGATCGCACGTTATAACGCGATCGACGTCGATGCGGACGCGAGGCCTTTCGAATTGATGATAACGAACGGCGGGACCGGAGCGCTGATCGGGATCGCTCAGGCCTATCTTCGCGGAAGGTCGGCGCTGGTCTTCGAGCCATACTACCCCTATCACCGACGGATCCTGGAAGAATTCGGCGCGAAGAACGAGACCTTCGAACTTGATGCGAACCTCGGTTTTGAACGCGACGCCCTGCTTGCCCGCTGTAAGGAACTGGTTGGGCGGAACGAGTTTCCCCTCAAGGCGATAATAGTGTGTTCGCCTGCGAACCCGAGCGGCAAAGTAATGTCGCAAGCGGAGCTTGAGGCGATCGCCGATGTAGCAAAGGAGCTTGACCTTCTCGTCATCTCGGACGAGGTTTATGAGCATTATGTGGTGGGCGAGAATCCGCACACTCCGATCGCATCGCTGCCGGACATGCGCGAACGCACCATCACCGTAAACTCGTTTTCAAAGTCGTGGAACATCTCGGGCTGGCGTCTTGGTTACGCATTCGGGAAGGGCGAATTGATCGCACCGATCAATAACGCCGCGAACGTCATTTATGTCTGTCCGGCCACACCGCTTCAGGCGGCCCTCAGCAAAGTGCTCATGGCGGACGGCGAGTATTACACCGGTCTTCGTGACAAATTCGACGCGAAACGCCGTGCGTTCTCAGAGGGTTTGACCGAGCTTGGTTTCGATATCTACAACTCAGGCTCGGCATTCTATATTTGGGCGCGGATCCCGCAGCAATACAACGACGCTATCGCCTTTAACGAAATGCTCATGCGTGACGCGGGCGTCGGGATGACGCCGGGTTCGGCCTTTGCCGACACGGATACGTGGGACGCTCATGTGCGGATCTGCATCGCACGCGAAGATACGATACTCGAGGGAGCGATGGAGAAATTGAGAATCGCGCTCAAATAA
- a CDS encoding nucleoside deaminase: protein MTAFEERFMKRAIELARRGMEADQGGPFGSVIVRNGEIIGEGNNRVTSSNDPTAHAEIVAIREACRSLNDFQLEGCIVYASCEPCPMCLAAIYWSRADRIYIACDRHDAARAGFDDAYIYDELAANPDVRRVPIEQRLREAGVAVFDEWIAKPDKVEY, encoded by the coding sequence ATGACAGCGTTCGAAGAGAGGTTCATGAAGCGGGCGATCGAGCTTGCCCGCCGCGGAATGGAGGCCGATCAGGGCGGCCCGTTCGGCTCGGTGATCGTCAGGAACGGCGAGATAATCGGCGAAGGAAACAACCGCGTCACGTCATCAAACGACCCGACGGCCCACGCCGAGATCGTAGCTATCCGCGAGGCCTGCAGGTCGCTGAACGACTTTCAGCTCGAAGGCTGTATCGTCTATGCCTCGTGCGAGCCCTGCCCGATGTGCCTTGCCGCGATCTACTGGTCGCGTGCCGACCGGATCTATATCGCATGCGACCGTCACGATGCCGCCCGTGCCGGTTTTGACGATGCTTATATCTATGACGAACTTGCCGCGAACCCCGATGTCCGCCGGGTACCGATAGAGCAAAGGCTTCGCGAAGCGGGCGTTGCGGTATTTGACGAATGGATCGCTAAACCCGACAAAGTGGAGTACTGA
- a CDS encoding glutaminyl-peptide cyclotransferase yields the protein MITALLAFGCGTTSNTPEPNRNVSNAAVKTAAVVPAFTYDIVNTYPHDPAAFTQGLIFHEGFLYEGTGGQQTESKKDDFFSSLRKVEITTGKVLERHSLAPQYFGEGIALLNGKIYQLTWREGTAFVYDIKGFKPIQEFRYSGEGWGLTEDGTDLYMSDGTHVIRVIDPETFKTKRTIVVNDERGRPLMQLNELEWVKGEIWANVWQSDEIMRIDPANGKLLGRIDLRDIVESETKENRRADVLNGIAYDEAGDRLFVTGKMWRRLFEIKIKPKQ from the coding sequence ATGATCACTGCATTGCTTGCATTCGGCTGCGGTACAACAAGCAATACGCCGGAACCGAACCGCAATGTCAGCAACGCCGCCGTAAAGACCGCCGCCGTCGTTCCGGCTTTTACATACGATATTGTGAACACATACCCGCATGACCCAGCGGCATTCACGCAAGGCCTGATCTTTCATGAGGGGTTCCTTTATGAAGGCACCGGCGGACAACAGACCGAGAGTAAAAAGGACGATTTCTTTTCTTCGCTTCGCAAGGTCGAGATCACCACCGGCAAGGTCCTCGAACGCCATAGTCTCGCACCGCAGTATTTCGGTGAGGGCATCGCATTGCTCAACGGAAAGATCTATCAGCTGACCTGGCGCGAAGGAACGGCATTCGTTTACGACATCAAAGGCTTCAAACCCATTCAGGAATTTCGATATTCTGGTGAAGGCTGGGGGCTGACCGAAGACGGCACCGACCTTTATATGTCCGACGGAACCCATGTGATCCGCGTCATCGACCCTGAGACGTTCAAGACCAAACGCACGATCGTCGTCAACGACGAACGCGGACGGCCGCTGATGCAGTTGAACGAACTCGAATGGGTGAAAGGCGAGATATGGGCCAACGTCTGGCAGAGCGACGAGATAATGCGTATCGATCCGGCGAACGGTAAGTTGCTTGGCAGGATTGACCTCCGAGACATCGTCGAGAGCGAGACCAAAGAGAATAGGCGTGCCGACGTCCTTAACGGGATCGCCTATGACGAGGCCGGAGATCGCCTGTTCGTGACCGGGAAGATGTGGCGAAGGCTCTTCGAGATCAAGATCAAGCCGAAACAATAA
- a CDS encoding cytochrome P450 yields MFADASHPPSLPSGLIGGHIRQFWRDRTGFLTRQAALGDVSFFRMGGQPVYLVNHPELIRDLLVVNADKFIKGRALQRAKVLLGDGLLTSESEFHLRQRRMIQPAFHRARIADYSRSMVEYAERMTAGWTSGEVRDIDREMMHLTLQIVARTLFSSNVDDDADEIGEALTALVELFNFLMLPFSEWLERLPLPHSRRFRNARDALDRIMYSIIDERRRSGIDKGDLLSMLLSAQDEADGTAMTDKQVRDEVLTLFLAGHETTANALTWTWYLLSQHPDAASRLHAELDSVLDGRPPSIGDLPDLKVTEAVLAESMRLYPPAWTLGRLAIAEHEIGGYKVPVGSMVMASQWVMHRDKRFWEEADRFKPERWESQSVKEAGQRNIYFPFGGGSRRCIGEGFAWAEGILLIASIARNWRFILDPNQQIDVRPMITLRPRYGMRMTIERRDQADAPISSG; encoded by the coding sequence ATGTTCGCCGACGCCTCGCATCCGCCTTCGCTGCCTTCGGGCCTGATCGGCGGTCATATCCGGCAATTTTGGCGCGACCGTACGGGTTTCCTGACCCGGCAGGCAGCGCTCGGCGATGTCTCGTTTTTCAGAATGGGCGGTCAGCCGGTCTATCTTGTGAACCATCCCGAGTTGATCCGCGACCTGCTCGTGGTCAACGCCGACAAATTCATAAAGGGGCGTGCGCTTCAAAGGGCAAAGGTGCTGCTCGGCGACGGATTGCTGACGAGCGAGAGCGAGTTTCACCTGCGCCAGCGGCGAATGATACAGCCCGCATTTCACCGCGCACGCATCGCCGATTATTCGCGTTCGATGGTCGAATATGCCGAGCGGATGACCGCCGGCTGGACGAGCGGCGAGGTTCGCGACATCGATCGCGAGATGATGCACCTGACGCTTCAGATCGTCGCCCGGACGCTGTTCAGCTCGAACGTGGATGACGACGCGGACGAGATCGGCGAAGCGCTTACCGCTCTGGTCGAATTGTTCAATTTTTTGATGCTGCCTTTCTCAGAGTGGCTCGAGAGGCTCCCGCTGCCTCACTCGCGGCGCTTTAGGAACGCCCGCGATGCGCTTGACCGGATAATGTACTCGATCATCGACGAACGTCGCCGTTCAGGCATCGACAAAGGCGATCTGCTCTCGATGCTCCTTTCCGCGCAGGACGAAGCCGACGGGACGGCGATGACCGACAAACAGGTTCGCGACGAGGTGCTGACGCTATTCCTCGCCGGACACGAGACGACGGCGAATGCGTTGACCTGGACCTGGTATCTTTTGTCGCAGCATCCGGATGCCGCATCTCGGTTACACGCCGAATTGGACTCGGTGCTGGATGGCCGCCCGCCTTCGATCGGCGACCTTCCGGATCTGAAAGTCACCGAGGCGGTGTTGGCAGAATCGATGCGGCTCTATCCGCCGGCGTGGACCTTAGGCAGGCTCGCGATCGCCGAACATGAGATCGGCGGTTACAAGGTCCCGGTAGGTTCGATGGTCATGGCGAGCCAATGGGTGATGCACCGGGACAAGAGGTTTTGGGAAGAGGCTGACCGGTTCAAGCCCGAACGATGGGAATCGCAGAGCGTCAAAGAGGCCGGACAGCGAAATATCTACTTCCCGTTCGGCGGCGGTTCGCGACGATGCATCGGTGAGGGTTTCGCATGGGCCGAAGGTATTTTGCTTATTGCCTCGATCGCCCGCAATTGGAGATTCATTCTCGATCCGAACCAACAGATCGACGTCAGGCCGATGATCACGCTGCGGCCGCGATACGGCATGAGAATGACGATCGAGCGGCGCGATCAGGCCGACGCACCAATATCTTCGGGATAA
- a CDS encoding NAAT family transporter translates to MTTLSAALLLFLVMDPLGNIPLFMTTLKKVEAGRQRFVVVRELMIAFGVLVAFLFLGQYLLQLLHLSETALTTAGGIILMIIALKMIFPRRDASLQEDVEGEPFIVPLAIPYVAGPSAMATALLLMSREPGRWPEWLLAVFIAWLASAVIIYFSSYFARFLGEKGLVAIERLMGMLLITVAVQMLLNGIGEFVAKTNG, encoded by the coding sequence ATGACGACGCTCTCAGCCGCACTGCTTTTGTTTTTGGTGATGGATCCGCTCGGAAATATCCCGCTGTTCATGACCACGCTGAAAAAGGTCGAGGCCGGACGGCAGCGGTTCGTGGTCGTCCGCGAATTGATGATCGCGTTCGGCGTGCTCGTTGCGTTTCTGTTCCTGGGTCAATATCTCCTTCAACTGCTGCACCTTTCAGAGACGGCTTTGACGACTGCGGGCGGCATCATTCTAATGATCATCGCGCTAAAGATGATCTTTCCGAGACGCGACGCTTCGCTCCAGGAAGATGTCGAGGGCGAACCTTTCATCGTACCGCTCGCGATCCCGTATGTTGCAGGGCCGTCGGCGATGGCGACCGCCCTTTTGCTCATGAGCCGCGAGCCGGGCCGATGGCCTGAGTGGCTATTGGCGGTTTTCATTGCCTGGCTCGCTTCGGCGGTGATCATCTATTTTTCGAGTTATTTTGCAAGATTTCTCGGTGAGAAAGGTCTGGTTGCGATCGAGCGACTGATGGGTATGCTTTTGATAACGGTCGCAGTACAGATGCTCCTCAACGGCATCGGTGAATTTGTGGCGAAGACCAATGGTTAG
- a CDS encoding type II restriction endonuclease → MVSLPSSLGSISKMRKVVLFFLLFAHLFPGDAAAQTGAAAEVRGSMTAKGGFRNEDEIRDKFNNWRTDADARAWLETMGFAAGSILGVSAEKPHGDKADVIVNVRTNKGESKQGISIKLVSSPTGFNQVDKRWLRQYAAMWGMPAIVVKALRLFSGEERPVGRSRRPDRMFLNEFDKDTQAQVVGFFEANRSAIIADLIEGDGENKAEWFMVAMKWQNKTQWILRPVSEAIGFFGGGNVEITRSGNLRIGRITMQRKGGDGGRETAKMLQFKLNPALLFEAK, encoded by the coding sequence ATGGTTAGCTTGCCAAGTTCGCTTGGGTCGATCTCAAAAATGCGCAAAGTCGTCCTCTTTTTTCTCCTTTTCGCCCATCTCTTTCCCGGCGATGCCGCGGCTCAGACGGGGGCAGCAGCCGAGGTTCGCGGATCGATGACGGCCAAGGGCGGATTCAGGAATGAGGACGAGATCCGCGACAAATTCAATAATTGGCGTACGGACGCCGACGCGCGAGCCTGGCTCGAGACAATGGGGTTCGCCGCCGGTTCGATCTTGGGCGTGTCTGCCGAGAAACCGCACGGCGACAAGGCCGATGTGATCGTCAACGTCCGGACGAACAAAGGCGAATCGAAGCAAGGCATCTCCATAAAGCTCGTGAGCAGCCCGACCGGATTTAACCAGGTAGATAAGCGATGGCTCAGGCAGTATGCGGCAATGTGGGGAATGCCCGCGATTGTCGTCAAAGCGCTACGGTTATTTTCTGGCGAGGAGAGGCCGGTCGGGAGGTCGCGCCGCCCGGACCGAATGTTCCTAAACGAATTCGACAAGGATACGCAGGCACAGGTGGTCGGGTTCTTTGAGGCCAACAGGTCGGCGATCATTGCGGACCTGATCGAGGGCGACGGTGAGAACAAAGCCGAGTGGTTCATGGTCGCGATGAAGTGGCAGAATAAGACGCAGTGGATCCTGCGACCGGTCAGCGAAGCGATCGGGTTCTTTGGTGGCGGGAATGTCGAGATAACCCGCAGCGGCAATCTGAGAATAGGCCGCATAACAATGCAGCGAAAAGGCGGCGATGGAGGTCGCGAAACTGCGAAGATGCTGCAATTCAAGCTGAACCCGGCACTTCTTTTCGAAGCCAAATGA
- a CDS encoding DMT family transporter, translating into MSNQYILIAIALLVGAVLPLQVGVNSKLADSVGSPLLSALLSFCVGTLALLTYIIIAGVPLANAAEARNAPPVAWVGGLLGAFFVAVSIILLPKLGVAMTVSLIIAGQMLMSVVMDHFGLLGVPVREVTFARFGGILLITAGVILVRKY; encoded by the coding sequence TTGTCGAATCAATATATTCTTATCGCGATCGCCTTGCTTGTCGGTGCAGTTTTGCCGCTTCAGGTAGGTGTGAATTCAAAGCTGGCTGATTCGGTCGGCAGTCCGCTCCTTTCGGCGCTTTTGTCTTTTTGCGTCGGGACGCTTGCTCTGCTCACCTATATCATCATCGCTGGTGTCCCGCTGGCGAACGCGGCGGAGGCGCGAAACGCACCGCCGGTCGCCTGGGTCGGCGGTTTGCTCGGAGCGTTCTTTGTGGCCGTTTCGATAATCCTCTTACCAAAGCTCGGCGTCGCAATGACCGTCAGCCTTATCATCGCGGGCCAGATGCTGATGAGCGTTGTAATGGATCACTTTGGGCTGTTGGGCGTGCCGGTCCGCGAGGTGACCTTTGCTCGATTTGGGGGAATTTTGTTGATCACGGCAGGTGTGATCCTTGTCAGGAAGTACTGA
- the hfq gene encoding RNA chaperone Hfq, which yields MDKPAAQNIQDAFLNSARRERSTVVINLLHGAALAGRIKSFDKFSVLMDVGGQDYLVFKHGISSIAQERKAEAAQ from the coding sequence ATGGATAAACCAGCTGCCCAGAATATACAGGATGCGTTTCTCAATTCGGCCAGGCGAGAGCGTTCCACGGTTGTCATAAATCTGCTTCACGGAGCGGCTCTCGCGGGCAGGATAAAGAGTTTCGACAAGTTTTCAGTGCTGATGGATGTCGGCGGACAGGATTATCTGGTCTTCAAGCACGGCATATCTTCGATCGCACAGGAGCGAAAGGCAGAAGCAGCACAGTAA
- the miaA gene encoding tRNA (adenosine(37)-N6)-dimethylallyltransferase MiaA, whose product MESLPDKKPIYAISGPTASGKTALGVRLARAVGGEVINFDSVQIYKGIEIATAKPSEEEMQGIPHHLIGYVDPNINYTAADWARDAAAVIGDIETRKRIPILVGGTGFYLRTLRQPLFESPPTDIKIRERLRSARERRGAEYLHRMLARVDPKAAASLFPRDYVRVMRALEVYFQTGQRISEKQPERAEPPEFASRIRLFVLDPPREQLYGKIDRRTEGHYQAGLITEVKQIRTAGVKDDSNALGSHSYRRVCEYLRGERTLESAIERSKQDVRNYAKRQLTWFRRETDVVWLKGFGDDPEVAASLFAAINARN is encoded by the coding sequence GTGGAATCTCTACCTGATAAAAAGCCGATCTATGCTATTTCGGGCCCGACGGCATCGGGCAAGACCGCTCTTGGTGTCCGGCTGGCGAGGGCGGTCGGCGGCGAGGTAATAAACTTCGATTCGGTCCAGATATATAAAGGCATCGAGATCGCTACGGCAAAGCCCTCAGAAGAAGAAATGCAGGGCATTCCGCACCATTTGATCGGTTACGTCGATCCGAACATCAACTACACCGCGGCCGATTGGGCGCGAGACGCGGCGGCCGTGATCGGGGATATCGAAACGCGGAAGCGAATTCCGATCCTTGTAGGCGGCACGGGCTTTTATCTCCGGACGCTCCGCCAGCCGCTTTTCGAGAGCCCGCCAACCGACATCAAGATCCGAGAACGACTGAGATCGGCAAGAGAACGCCGAGGGGCCGAGTATTTGCACCGGATGCTCGCCCGCGTCGATCCGAAGGCTGCGGCCTCGCTTTTTCCGCGCGATTATGTACGCGTGATGCGCGCTCTCGAGGTCTATTTTCAGACCGGCCAGCGAATATCGGAAAAACAGCCGGAACGCGCCGAACCGCCCGAATTTGCTTCGCGGATACGGCTATTTGTACTCGATCCGCCGCGTGAACAACTTTACGGAAAGATCGATCGGAGGACCGAGGGGCACTATCAAGCCGGCCTCATCACCGAAGTGAAACAAATCAGAACGGCGGGCGTAAAAGATGATAGTAATGCACTTGGCTCGCACAGCTACCGGAGGGTTTGCGAGTATCTGCGTGGCGAACGGACACTCGAATCGGCGATCGAAAGATCGAAACAGGACGTTCGAAATTATGCAAAGAGGCAATTGACGTGGTTTCGACGCGAAACGGACGTCGTGTGGCTCAAGGGGTTTGGTGACGATCCGGAGGTCGCCGCGTCGCTTTTTGCGGCGATAAATGCACGAAATTGA